A part of Vulcanisaeta moutnovskia 768-28 genomic DNA contains:
- a CDS encoding chromatin protein Cren7, whose translation MVSLEDLARKEYEVEGRRLKPSKVWKVQPKGRKGFVMALFKTPDGKTVRKVIAKVDEQGNIIT comes from the coding sequence ATGGTATCTCTAGAGGATCTGGCGAGGAAGGAGTATGAGGTTGAGGGTAGGAGGTTGAAGCCTAGTAAGGTTTGGAAGGTGCAGCCTAAGGGTAGGAAGGGCTTCGTAATGGCACTGTTCAAGACGCCCGATGGCAAGACAGTAAGAAAAGTCATAGCCAAGGTAGACGAACAAGGAAACATAATAACCTAA
- a CDS encoding 3,4-dihydroxy-2-butanone-4-phosphate synthase → MIEKALELFRQGKIIFIHDSDNRENEVDAVIRADYITPSVITWMRKNAGGLICFVTEDSVGKQLGLDFMSDVLRKIGFDGLVKRPGYGDDPAFSIYVNHVETVTGIRDRDRALTIARLADVIKMIEEGRVADARKVFYGEFYAPGHVPILLGRVGRRFGHTELSLMLSKMANTLPALVIVEMLSDDGGALSKDTALKIANAFNTVLVSGDEIINEAKKRGIINET, encoded by the coding sequence ATGATCGAGAAAGCCTTGGAATTGTTTAGGCAAGGTAAAATAATATTCATACATGATTCGGACAATAGGGAGAATGAGGTCGATGCAGTAATAAGGGCTGATTATATTACGCCATCAGTAATTACCTGGATGAGAAAGAATGCAGGTGGTTTAATATGCTTTGTAACTGAAGACTCGGTAGGTAAGCAATTAGGCCTTGATTTCATGAGTGATGTTCTTCGCAAAATAGGCTTTGATGGTTTAGTAAAAAGGCCTGGTTATGGTGATGACCCAGCCTTCTCAATATATGTGAACCATGTGGAGACGGTGACGGGTATTAGGGATAGGGACAGGGCATTAACAATTGCGAGACTTGCTGATGTCATTAAAATGATTGAAGAAGGTAGAGTTGCTGATGCTCGTAAGGTATTTTATGGGGAGTTTTATGCGCCGGGGCATGTACCAATACTACTCGGTAGAGTTGGACGTAGATTTGGACATACGGAATTATCTTTAATGTTATCAAAAATGGCTAATACACTACCGGCATTAGTGATTGTTGAGATGCTTAGTGATGATGGTGGTGCATTAAGTAAGGACACGGCTCTTAAGATAGCAAATGCGTTCAATACAGTGCTCGTAAGTGGTGATGAAATAATTAATGAGGCTAAGAAACGTGGGATTATCAACGAGACCTAA
- a CDS encoding nucleotidyltransferase family protein: MVRALILAGGFGKRLQPLTLDRPKPLIEIGGKPILQWQIEWLSRQGIKDVVLAVGYLRTKVFEVMGDGSKYSVRLFYSVEEEPLGTGGAIKNAMKFLEDETFIVLNGDIITNLSIRPLIEQLNGNIISTIALVPMRSPYGIVHVDHEGFITEFREKPLLDYLINAGVYAFTKDIFKYLPDKGDIEVTAFPKLAGEKRIRGVIYRDVYWKSVDTVKDVEEVEKIITEVYA; encoded by the coding sequence ATGGTTAGGGCATTAATCTTGGCCGGAGGCTTTGGTAAAAGGCTTCAACCTCTAACGTTGGATAGACCTAAACCCTTAATTGAGATTGGTGGTAAGCCAATACTTCAATGGCAGATTGAGTGGCTTAGTAGACAGGGAATTAAGGATGTAGTCCTTGCCGTTGGCTACCTGAGAACTAAGGTCTTTGAGGTAATGGGTGATGGATCAAAGTATAGTGTCAGACTCTTTTATAGTGTTGAGGAGGAACCATTAGGCACGGGTGGCGCCATTAAGAATGCAATGAAGTTCCTTGAAGATGAGACATTTATAGTGCTTAATGGTGACATAATAACGAATCTCTCAATCAGGCCCTTAATAGAGCAGTTAAATGGTAATATTATTTCAACAATAGCCCTAGTACCAATGAGAAGCCCCTACGGCATTGTCCACGTTGATCATGAGGGATTCATAACAGAGTTTAGAGAGAAGCCACTACTTGATTATTTAATCAATGCTGGTGTTTATGCCTTCACTAAGGACATATTTAAGTACTTGCCTGATAAGGGCGATATTGAGGTAACGGCATTCCCAAAATTAGCGGGCGAAAAGAGGATTAGGGGAGTTATTTATAGGGATGTTTATTGGAAGTCCGTTGATACTGTTAAGGACGTGGAGGAGGTTGAGAAGATAATAACGGAGGTTTATGCCTAA
- a CDS encoding cyclic pyranopterin monophosphate synthase MoaC, with amino-acid sequence MTVRMIDITSKEPVYREAIATGFLRVDEDTMSDLMKVGISGLGNAAAIAKVTAINATKTAWKYIPLLHPVPITYIETRVHYEKNGIRMAVLARTRAQTGVEMDALFGLFTGLLAAWNTIKGCSRTCTPEWVTNFMGKQVQTCGSSRVDGMFDIRVVSKVKSEEGVNLSLSDFEDNTGGEPVVTMFDVTTEPTYYGEASAKGFIRLRDSTVELIRQGRVEKGDVITVAKAASIMATKKAWEILPLVHLNYITYVNADVKVVEDGAEVSVDTRNVSNTGSAMEAVFAVGVGLLTIWDMIKKYEKDENGQYPYTMIKEIKVLKALKTPAV; translated from the coding sequence ATGACTGTTAGGATGATTGACATCACAAGTAAGGAACCTGTTTATAGGGAGGCCATTGCCACGGGTTTTCTAAGGGTTGATGAGGATACCATGAGCGATTTGATGAAGGTTGGGATTAGCGGCCTTGGTAACGCAGCAGCTATAGCTAAGGTAACGGCTATTAATGCTACGAAGACCGCTTGGAAGTACATACCCCTTCTTCACCCAGTTCCTATTACCTATATAGAGACCAGGGTGCATTATGAGAAGAACGGCATTAGAATGGCTGTACTAGCCAGGACTAGGGCACAAACAGGCGTTGAGATGGATGCATTGTTTGGCTTATTCACGGGCTTACTCGCCGCGTGGAATACCATTAAGGGATGCAGCAGGACCTGCACACCTGAGTGGGTCACGAATTTCATGGGTAAGCAAGTACAGACTTGTGGTTCTAGTCGTGTTGATGGTATGTTCGACATTAGAGTTGTTAGTAAGGTAAAGTCTGAAGAGGGTGTAAATCTATCACTAAGCGACTTCGAAGATAATACAGGTGGCGAACCAGTAGTTACCATGTTCGATGTAACTACTGAACCGACCTATTACGGTGAAGCATCGGCCAAGGGCTTCATAAGACTTAGAGATAGCACTGTGGAGCTTATCAGGCAGGGTAGGGTGGAGAAGGGTGATGTAATAACTGTTGCCAAGGCAGCGTCAATAATGGCCACTAAAAAGGCCTGGGAGATACTACCCCTCGTGCACCTTAATTACATAACTTATGTTAATGCTGATGTTAAGGTTGTTGAGGATGGTGCTGAGGTTTCCGTCGATACACGTAATGTATCAAACACAGGCTCTGCCATGGAGGCCGTATTCGCCGTTGGCGTGGGCTTATTGACTATCTGGGATATGATTAAGAAATATGAGAAGGATGAAAATGGTCAATACCCATACACAATGATTAAGGAGATTAAGGTACTAAAGGCACTAAAGACACCTGCTGTTTAG
- the tmk gene encoding dTMP kinase: protein MFVAVEGIDGVGKSTVISMLRKKLESNGYRVYTTAEPSQSPIGRLIRDWLLKPSSNAAHPSIFALLFTADRVQHYYGEVKPKLDSGYLVITERYMESTLAYQGAMGLPQEWLMELHRFVPRPDLTIILDAPIETVIGRLSNRRELEVFEVNKEFLSKVREFLLRRASTNNYPVINADRDLESIVNDIYELIIDALRRVI, encoded by the coding sequence ATGTTCGTAGCTGTTGAGGGGATAGACGGCGTTGGAAAATCAACAGTGATCTCCATGCTAAGGAAAAAACTGGAAAGCAATGGGTATAGGGTATATACTACGGCTGAGCCCAGTCAATCACCCATTGGCAGGTTAATAAGGGATTGGCTCCTTAAGCCAAGTTCAAATGCGGCTCATCCATCAATCTTCGCCCTACTCTTCACGGCTGATAGGGTTCAGCATTACTATGGTGAGGTGAAGCCAAAGCTTGATAGTGGTTATTTAGTCATTACTGAGCGCTACATGGAATCCACACTAGCCTACCAAGGTGCAATGGGGCTACCGCAGGAGTGGTTGATGGAGCTTCACAGGTTCGTACCTAGGCCCGACTTAACAATAATCCTCGACGCGCCCATTGAGACCGTAATAGGTAGGTTGAGTAATAGGCGTGAGCTTGAGGTTTTTGAGGTTAATAAGGAATTCCTCAGTAAGGTTAGGGAATTCCTCCTAAGGCGAGCGTCTACAAATAATTACCCAGTCATTAACGCTGATAGAGACCTGGAGTCCATTGTTAATGATATTTATGAATTAATAATTGATGCATTGAGGAGGGTTATTTAA
- a CDS encoding inositol-3-phosphate synthase, whose translation MKSNINVAIAGVGNTASAFVQGLKYCEVEVEPVGLAFSRIGPYEPRDIKVVAAFDVDSRKVGKDLGEAIFAEPNNALKVIEVGKLGVIVRAGPLLDGIAEQLRNSFIPITEGSIEDIIRELESTNAHVLINYLPTGAQRASEAYAEAALRSRTAFVNAMPSVIATSRDWQEKFEKAKLPLAGDDVQNQVGATVLHKTIIRLLALRGVRIEGTYQLNVGGTPDFLNLMYRKGQKEKTKTEAVKRMAEGEDFDAYISPVAYIKFLGSRKIAHMFIEARGFANVPIRIRVDLEVYDPFNNAGVMIDIVRTVKVAMDREVGGPLISLSAWAFKNPPVHAPPDVAYQWLVEFLEGKRNR comes from the coding sequence ATGAAATCTAATATCAACGTCGCAATAGCCGGTGTGGGCAATACGGCCTCAGCCTTCGTTCAAGGACTTAAGTATTGCGAGGTGGAGGTAGAACCCGTGGGGCTTGCGTTTTCACGCATTGGGCCATATGAACCAAGAGACATAAAGGTTGTTGCGGCCTTTGACGTCGACTCACGTAAAGTCGGTAAGGACCTCGGTGAGGCCATATTCGCGGAGCCAAATAATGCACTTAAGGTCATTGAGGTTGGTAAGTTAGGTGTGATTGTTAGAGCTGGTCCATTACTTGATGGCATTGCTGAGCAATTAAGGAATTCCTTCATACCGATTACGGAGGGTTCCATTGAAGATATTATTAGAGAGTTAGAAAGTACCAATGCCCATGTTCTCATTAACTACTTACCCACTGGTGCCCAAAGAGCCAGTGAGGCCTATGCGGAGGCGGCCCTAAGGAGTAGAACCGCATTTGTGAATGCAATGCCCTCCGTAATAGCAACGTCTAGAGATTGGCAGGAAAAATTCGAAAAGGCTAAACTACCACTTGCTGGTGATGATGTTCAGAATCAGGTAGGTGCTACGGTGCTTCATAAGACCATAATTAGACTACTTGCATTGAGAGGTGTTAGGATTGAGGGTACGTATCAATTGAACGTTGGTGGTACACCAGACTTCCTGAATTTAATGTATAGGAAAGGCCAGAAGGAGAAGACTAAGACGGAGGCTGTAAAGAGAATGGCTGAGGGTGAAGACTTCGATGCGTATATATCGCCAGTGGCCTACATAAAGTTCCTTGGTAGTAGGAAAATAGCGCATATGTTCATTGAAGCCCGTGGGTTTGCCAATGTACCAATCAGGATAAGAGTTGATCTGGAAGTTTACGACCCATTCAACAATGCAGGTGTCATGATTGATATTGTTAGGACCGTGAAGGTAGCAATGGATAGAGAAGTAGGTGGGCCATTAATTAGCCTATCAGCCTGGGCCTTCAAGAACCCGCCAGTTCATGCGCCACCAGACGTTGCTTATCAATGGCTCGTGGAGTTTCTCGAAGGTAAGCGTAATAGATAA
- a CDS encoding ATPase domain-containing protein, which produces MSLYYDLIPTGIPGLDEALGGGLIRGRTYLISGETGTGKTLLSLSFLIDGIYKYGEPGIYVSVDETYDQLMNGVKRFGWDLEALREQGYLEVLIPEMDIIEKIREKDPITIAKSLVYTIADYAKSLDAQRLVIDPIAPLVTLEKDVQVLREYIRALVMGIEREVGVTTIITTEIPTGARVISRYGVEEFLAAGVFVMGLAQTTEGDFKRYLFIRKMRWQAVQPTILEVDIQPKVGVIVKGPLKDVHIPFYALMI; this is translated from the coding sequence ATGTCATTATATTATGATTTAATTCCAACAGGAATTCCAGGGCTTGATGAAGCACTTGGCGGTGGATTGATTAGAGGTAGGACGTACTTAATAAGTGGTGAGACGGGTACTGGCAAGACTCTATTGTCACTGTCCTTCCTAATCGATGGCATTTATAAGTATGGTGAACCTGGTATTTATGTCTCCGTTGATGAGACTTACGATCAGTTAATGAACGGCGTTAAGAGGTTCGGTTGGGATCTTGAGGCACTTAGGGAACAGGGTTACCTAGAGGTCTTGATACCCGAGATGGACATCATTGAGAAGATTAGGGAGAAGGACCCAATAACGATTGCTAAGTCCCTTGTCTACACAATAGCTGATTATGCAAAATCCCTTGATGCCCAGAGACTTGTTATTGACCCAATAGCTCCATTGGTTACCCTTGAGAAGGATGTCCAGGTACTTAGGGAGTACATTAGGGCCTTGGTTATGGGTATTGAGAGAGAGGTTGGCGTTACGACGATAATAACCACGGAAATACCCACGGGAGCTAGGGTTATTTCTAGGTATGGAGTTGAGGAATTCCTGGCGGCTGGTGTGTTTGTAATGGGATTGGCTCAAACAACAGAGGGTGATTTCAAGAGGTACCTATTCATTAGGAAGATGAGGTGGCAGGCAGTGCAACCAACAATACTCGAAGTTGATATACAACCAAAGGTGGGTGTTATCGTCAAGGGCCCACTCAAGGATGTTCATATACCATTTTACGCATTAATGATTTAA
- a CDS encoding 2-oxoacid:ferredoxin oxidoreductase subunit beta, translated as MERKIKLTMNDYKTNVWVDWCPGCGNFGILSAMYQAFTDLQLEPEKTVVVSGIGCSGKTPHFINVTGVHTLHGRALPYAEGIKLANPDLTVVVNVGDGDLLGIGAAHFVALGRRNADLVVIMHDNTVYGLTKGQASPTLTRNLQPKALPKPNIQDAVNPIGLAIASGYTFIARSYAARVQHLKEIIKKAILHKGSAFIDVLQPCVTYDNIHTYDYYNKRVYDLQEEGWDPVVKTPEELPQKAAQALVKSYEGDGRIPIGIFLINPNVPTFEERYSQRLPNYLKIPPSRESIEADGKPVITTEKFKELFRKYVIELK; from the coding sequence ATGGAGCGTAAGATAAAGCTAACAATGAATGATTACAAGACCAACGTTTGGGTTGATTGGTGCCCTGGATGCGGCAACTTCGGAATACTCTCAGCCATGTATCAAGCCTTTACCGACCTACAGCTTGAACCTGAGAAGACCGTGGTTGTCTCCGGAATAGGTTGTTCAGGGAAGACGCCGCATTTCATAAATGTGACGGGTGTCCATACACTACATGGCAGGGCATTACCCTATGCCGAGGGCATTAAACTGGCTAATCCTGACTTGACTGTGGTGGTTAATGTGGGTGATGGTGATTTACTGGGTATTGGTGCAGCACACTTTGTGGCGCTGGGTAGGAGGAATGCGGATTTAGTTGTTATAATGCATGATAATACGGTTTATGGCCTAACAAAGGGGCAAGCGAGTCCAACATTGACGAGGAATTTACAACCAAAGGCACTACCCAAGCCTAATATTCAGGATGCTGTTAATCCAATAGGCCTTGCCATCGCCTCTGGTTATACGTTCATAGCCAGGAGTTATGCAGCTAGGGTTCAACACCTTAAGGAGATTATCAAGAAGGCAATACTCCATAAGGGTTCTGCGTTCATTGATGTTTTACAACCCTGTGTGACTTATGACAACATACACACGTACGATTACTATAACAAGAGGGTTTATGACCTGCAGGAGGAGGGTTGGGACCCAGTGGTGAAGACTCCAGAGGAGTTACCGCAGAAGGCTGCCCAGGCCTTGGTTAAGTCATATGAGGGTGATGGTAGGATACCCATCGGCATATTCCTAATAAACCCTAATGTACCAACATTCGAGGAGAGATATTCACAGAGGTTGCCCAATTACCTAAAGATACCGCCTTCCAGAGAGTCCATTGAGGCTGATGGCAAGCCCGTAATAACTACCGAGAAGTTTAAGGAGTTGTTTAGGAAGTACGTAATAGAGCTTAAATAA
- a CDS encoding 2-oxoacid:ferredoxin oxidoreductase subunit alpha: MNELKYVIGGPQGGGLETTSEILSWAFARSGYGIISDREYFSNIKGRHSYVHATVSAIELPKHLSYPVDIVAAMDAETVFTHLSDLRDGGYLIYNSDDDSINYTNIPSMERDLRDRLSVQFKELGLDGTVKSIVKYLQNSRKVRIVALSFKELLMEIQKREGIVPSQASRYISTILVGAVAAITDISEESLDYSLRRRFTREDVYRHNRAMARIVIDLVKGQFGSELRLEQPRMGIKEILIASGNDAIAMAKIVTGVRFQAYYPITPAADESFTLEEYETLGGEGSVVVFQTEDELAAINAAIGAALTGTRSSVATSGPGFDLMVEGLGWAGQNEVPVVVTYYQRGGPSTGQPTRGGQSDLLSSVFASHGEYPRIVLASGDHEEAFYDAIDAFNYAETYQVPVIHLVDKFLANTIATIPMPNLDNVRITRGVLAPRGLKEYKRFDLSNAVSPRAFLGDYVMWYAGDEHDEYGHIDEDPINRIRMFDKRMKKLDIIERDISEERRYAYFGPEKPDLLLIGWGFVKGVATKAVYELNEEGIKAGYYHIRTFIPFPRNSLIKFANEIGTNNLIAVEHNYMAQASKLVTMNTGIIINKSIVKYTGRPMYVHELINAVRNVLKGSTREVVSYGA; encoded by the coding sequence ATGAATGAGTTAAAGTACGTTATCGGGGGTCCTCAGGGAGGTGGACTGGAGACCACATCTGAGATACTTTCGTGGGCCTTTGCGAGGTCTGGTTATGGCATTATTTCTGACAGGGAGTACTTCTCGAATATTAAGGGTAGGCATAGTTATGTTCATGCTACGGTATCAGCCATTGAATTACCTAAACACCTTAGTTATCCCGTTGATATTGTAGCTGCCATGGATGCGGAGACCGTGTTCACGCATCTTAGTGATCTTAGGGATGGCGGTTACTTGATCTATAATAGTGATGATGACTCCATAAACTACACCAACATACCAAGTATGGAAAGGGATTTGAGGGATAGATTGAGTGTTCAATTTAAGGAGCTTGGTCTTGATGGTACCGTGAAATCCATTGTTAAGTACCTACAGAATAGTAGGAAGGTTCGTATCGTCGCCCTCAGTTTTAAGGAGCTCCTCATGGAGATACAGAAACGCGAGGGCATAGTACCATCACAAGCCTCTAGGTACATAAGTACGATACTTGTTGGTGCCGTTGCCGCAATAACGGATATCAGTGAGGAGAGCCTTGACTACAGTCTCAGGAGAAGATTCACTAGGGAGGATGTCTATAGGCATAATAGGGCGATGGCACGGATAGTAATAGACCTAGTCAAGGGTCAATTCGGTTCTGAGTTAAGGCTTGAACAACCAAGAATGGGCATTAAGGAGATCCTAATTGCCAGTGGTAATGATGCAATAGCCATGGCTAAGATAGTGACTGGGGTCAGGTTTCAGGCATATTACCCAATCACGCCTGCAGCCGATGAGAGCTTCACACTTGAGGAATACGAAACATTAGGTGGTGAGGGTTCCGTAGTAGTATTTCAGACGGAGGATGAGTTAGCCGCAATAAACGCCGCAATAGGCGCTGCCCTGACTGGTACAAGGAGTTCAGTAGCTACGAGTGGCCCTGGTTTCGATTTAATGGTTGAAGGACTTGGTTGGGCCGGGCAAAATGAGGTTCCTGTGGTAGTCACTTACTATCAAAGGGGTGGACCATCAACTGGTCAACCTACGAGGGGTGGCCAAAGTGATCTATTATCATCAGTATTTGCATCACATGGTGAGTATCCAAGGATTGTACTTGCATCTGGTGATCATGAGGAGGCCTTTTATGATGCAATAGATGCATTTAATTATGCCGAGACTTACCAAGTACCTGTTATACACCTGGTCGATAAGTTCCTAGCCAACACAATAGCAACAATACCAATGCCCAACCTGGACAATGTGAGAATAACAAGGGGCGTATTGGCACCAAGAGGGCTCAAGGAATATAAGAGGTTTGACTTATCTAACGCGGTATCACCAAGGGCATTCCTAGGTGATTATGTAATGTGGTATGCGGGTGATGAGCATGATGAGTATGGACACATTGATGAAGATCCAATTAATAGGATTAGGATGTTTGATAAAAGAATGAAGAAGCTCGACATTATAGAGAGGGATATATCTGAGGAAAGGAGGTATGCGTACTTCGGGCCTGAAAAACCTGACCTACTATTGATTGGTTGGGGCTTTGTTAAGGGCGTGGCTACTAAGGCTGTTTATGAATTAAATGAGGAGGGAATAAAGGCTGGTTACTACCATATTAGGACGTTCATACCATTCCCAAGGAATTCACTTATTAAGTTCGCCAATGAAATCGGTACAAATAATCTAATTGCTGTGGAGCATAATTACATGGCGCAAGCATCAAAGCTAGTCACTATGAATACGGGAATAATAATCAACAAGTCAATTGTTAAGTACACGGGGAGACCCATGTATGTCCATGAATTAATTAATGCAGTGAGGAACGTATTAAAGGGTAGTACAAGGGAGGTGGTGAGTTATGGAGCGTAA
- a CDS encoding DUF2250 domain-containing protein: MDGLTNKDIAVLMHLKRANVDYGKSIAINTGIPLEEVLQILDRLEAMGLIERVRGGKTLKRSVARFKLSNEVRKHHVYYRLSRRGELLVRSIKRSNNA, encoded by the coding sequence ATGGATGGACTCACGAATAAGGACATTGCCGTACTCATGCACCTGAAGAGGGCCAATGTGGATTACGGTAAGTCAATAGCCATAAACACGGGCATCCCGCTCGAGGAGGTTCTGCAGATACTGGATAGGCTTGAGGCTATGGGCCTTATTGAGAGGGTCAGGGGAGGTAAGACACTGAAGAGGAGTGTTGCCCGTTTTAAGCTCAGTAATGAGGTTCGTAAGCACCACGTTTATTACAGGCTCTCAAGGCGTGGAGAATTACTCGTTAGGAGCATTAAGAGAAGCAATAACGCGTGA
- a CDS encoding type II toxin-antitoxin system CcdA family antitoxin, with amino-acid sequence MSNWVTVSTKVRREVLEKARRYGINVSEVLRKALEEEVMRRENEELIKLLKEASKELRKISEIYGDDFVVRSIRTDRDSR; translated from the coding sequence GTGAGTAATTGGGTTACAGTATCAACTAAGGTCAGGAGAGAGGTTCTTGAGAAGGCTAGGAGGTATGGTATTAACGTTTCCGAGGTTTTACGTAAAGCTCTCGAGGAGGAAGTAATGCGTAGGGAAAATGAGGAACTAATTAAATTACTTAAGGAGGCTTCTAAGGAGCTTAGGAAAATTAGTGAGATTTATGGTGATGACTTCGTCGTAAGAAGCATACGCACAGACCGTGACTCAAGATGA
- a CDS encoding type II toxin-antitoxin system VapC family toxin, with protein MSLVFDASAIIRLVELKPDKAVNALRNQYTVDLAYHEIGNYLWKISKLTSINIESLLKAFNSVISLMNVISIGLNSDAINLARRMNITYYDATYVYLTLKLNAKLVTEDKELMTKFPNITISIEEL; from the coding sequence ATGAGCCTAGTGTTTGATGCAAGCGCCATTATAAGGTTGGTAGAGCTTAAACCAGATAAGGCAGTTAATGCCTTAAGGAATCAATATACTGTTGACCTAGCATACCATGAGATTGGTAATTACTTATGGAAAATTAGTAAATTAACATCCATAAATATAGAATCTTTACTTAAGGCATTTAATAGCGTCATCAGCCTGATGAACGTCATATCAATAGGCCTAAACAGTGATGCCATTAATTTAGCTAGGAGAATGAATATAACGTATTATGATGCAACCTACGTGTATCTAACGTTAAAACTCAATGCAAAACTGGTAACCGAGGATAAAGAATTAATGACTAAGTTTCCAAATATAACAATAAGTATTGAAGAATTATAA
- a CDS encoding DMT family transporter — MIIEDLPAISTAIIWAWASIMYGDFMKRMHPLVVNFLRMFYASVILLIPAIVLGLNYGVIWGSLSGLLSLVIGDSLYLFSINYSGVSIAAPVSYTYIPLTVLFAVFLGESLTITKLLASILLIPGVYLLSRSGSSRREIKGLFFGLGAALAWAAGQSMIKVADVAGLNPVSIAFTRVAAAGVVLFVISYFMGNNIAGAIKGTVRSYLPIIAVLDLGLGVALFAFSMDLIGLGLTVILTGTMPLIAQLMSSAMGREKFSVVKFLGALIIVVAIILVVL, encoded by the coding sequence ATGATTATTGAGGACTTACCAGCCATATCAACGGCCATTATCTGGGCCTGGGCGTCAATCATGTATGGTGACTTCATGAAGAGAATGCATCCGTTGGTCGTAAACTTCCTCAGGATGTTCTACGCCTCAGTAATACTCCTAATCCCAGCAATAGTTTTAGGGCTTAATTACGGAGTCATATGGGGCTCCCTGAGTGGTTTATTATCCTTAGTCATTGGTGACTCACTATACCTATTCTCAATCAATTACTCAGGGGTCTCAATCGCAGCCCCCGTGTCCTACACCTACATACCACTGACGGTGTTATTCGCAGTGTTCCTGGGGGAATCACTGACTATCACGAAGCTACTTGCGAGCATACTACTGATACCCGGCGTTTACCTGCTATCCCGTAGCGGTAGCTCAAGGAGGGAGATTAAGGGTCTGTTCTTTGGTCTTGGTGCAGCCCTTGCATGGGCTGCTGGTCAATCAATGATTAAGGTAGCCGATGTTGCAGGGCTTAACCCAGTCTCCATAGCTTTTACGAGGGTCGCCGCCGCGGGTGTTGTACTGTTTGTGATTAGTTATTTCATGGGAAACAACATTGCAGGAGCCATTAAAGGGACGGTACGTAGTTACCTGCCCATTATTGCCGTACTCGACCTGGGTCTCGGTGTTGCCCTATTCGCCTTCTCAATGGATTTAATAGGTCTTGGGCTTACCGTGATATTGACGGGCACCATGCCATTAATAGCCCAGTTGATGTCAAGTGCCATGGGTAGGGAGAAATTTAGCGTTGTTAAGTTCTTGGGCGCATTAATAATAGTGGTGGCAATAATTTTAGTGGTTCTTTAA